DNA sequence from the Streptomyces sp. CA-210063 genome:
CCTGCGACGGCTACGACCCAGTGGTCGCCCGCCGCGGCTACGAGCTGGTGACCGCGCTCCCCGTGACCGTGGCGTCCGAGGCACCCGCCGTGTCCCCGAACACCGAGACGGCCGCCCGGGCCGCCGCCTCGACCAGCGAAATCCCTTGCGCCTTCGTCGTGTTGCCGTTCGACACCACCGCGACCAGGTACTCCTGCCCGCCGACCGTGACCCGGCCGACGCTGTTGATGACCCACAGCCCGGTGGCCGTACGCGGCAGCCACCCGTTCTTCAGGGCGAACGCCGATGCCGACGAGGCGGAGGCAGCCGCCGAGACACCCCAGTCCTGGTCCGCCGCGATCCGCCCCATCAGCTCCTGGACGTACGCCCGCGAGGCCGCACTCAGCTTCGATGTGTCGTCGTCCCCGAACACCTGCTGGAGCAGGGCGAGTTGATCGGCCGCCGTGGTCTGCGTCAGGCCCCAGTACAGGCCGTCGCCGCCCTCGGTCCCCGTCAGCCCGAACCGCTCGTTCGCGGCGTCCAGGCCGTCCGCCTGCCCGATGGCCTTCCACAGGGCCGTCGCCGAGGCGTTGTCGCTGTTCCGGATCATCGCGGAGGCGTACGCCCTCTCCTGCGCGGTGAGCCGCCGGTCCGCGTCCTGAGCCTGGAGCAGCAGCGCCGCCAGGATGTTCGTCTTCACGATGCTCGCGGTGTCGAACCGCGCGTCCCCGTACACGGCCGAATCCCCGGACGCCACGTCCAGCACGGCCACGGACACCGCCGCCCCGTCCTCGACGGTCACCTCCGCCAGGGCCGCCGAGAGCAGAGCGTCGTGGTCCACCTCGGGCGCCGCCACTGGTTCCATCGAGGCCTCCTCAGCGACCACGTCCGCGCCCGGCGCGGTGGAAGCGGAGGCCGAGGGCGATACCGACGATGACGCCGACGACGATACGGCGGCACTCCCGCCGTCATGCGCCTGGGCCCTCACGTACACCGTCCCGGAGGCGGTGCCGCCGACGAGGAAGAGGGCCGCCAGCGCGACATGGAAGAGCGGACGGCGCCCGGAGGGGCGGGCGCGGCGACTGGCTCTGGGTGCGGGCATGCCGCGATGCTTCTGCCCCGCGCTGTGCGCTTGGTTAGGCGATTGTTAGATGCTTGTCAGGGAAAGCTGAGAAAACCGTGAGTGATGTGACGCTCACGTTTCCGGCCCGGCAAAAGCCCAGGAGAGTTCCCCCGATAGGGTCGACGACCGTGGCGAACAAGAACATTCCCGACCCCGGCTTCTCCGACGACGACGGCTCCGCCGACCCCCGGCTGAGCGCCGCGCTCGCCGCCTGGGCCGAGGACCGGACCGCCGTGGGCCCCGTTCTGGAGGCGCTCAAGGGCGCCCGGCTGCTCGTCCCCGTCGTGGCCGTGCTCGGCGAGGTCGAGGTGGACGAGAACGGCTTGCGCCGCGAGAAGACCAGCGACATGGCCGTGCCCACCCTGAAGGCCGGGGGCCGCACGGCCCTGCCCGCCTTCACCTCCACCGACTCCCTCACCCGATGGGACCCCGCCGCCCGCCCCGTCGCCGTACCCCTGCACCAGGCCCTGCAGGCCGCCGCGCACGAGAAGGCCGACACGATCGTGCTCGACCTCGCCGGGCCCGTCCCCTACGAGCTGACCGGCCGCGCCCTGCTCGCGCTCGCCGAGGGACGCACCACCACCGACCCGCTCGCCGACCCCGCCGTCCTCGACGCCGTACGCGCCGCCGTCGCCGCCGAGCCGGCGGTGCTCCGCGCCCACCTCGGCCCCGGACAGGCCGACGGCACCCTCGCGCTCGTCCTCGACCCGTCCGCCGGCCCGGCCGAGACCGCGCGGTCCGTCGCCGGCCGGCTCGCCGCCGACGAAACACTGCGGGCCCGCCTGGTACGCGGCCTCGACCTGGCACTGCTGCCGGCCGGGGCGACGCCACCGGGCGAGCCCTTGTACGTACGCCGGTGAAAGCACGTACGTCGGTGAGCGGGATGAGGGGATCGAGGGCCTAGCCGTAGATCGGGCCCGTGTACTTCTCGCCCGGCCCCTGGCCCGGCTCGTCCGGGACGAGCGACGTCTCGCGGAACGCCAGCTGCAGCGACTTCAGACCGTCGCGCAGCGGGGCCGCGTGGAAGGAGCTGATCTCGGTCGCGGAGGCGTCCAGCAGACCGGCGAGGGCGTGCACCAGCTTGCGGGCCTCGTCCAGGTCCTTGTACTTGTCGCCCTCCTCCGTCAGGCCGAGCTTCACCGCGGCGGCGCTCATCAGGTTGACGGCGACCGTCACGATCACCTCGACCGCGGGGACCTCGGCGATGTCGCGGGTCATCGAGTCGAAGTCGGGGTTCTCAGGAGGGGTCTCACTCATGCCCCACACGATAGGCCCCGGCACGTACGCCCCGGCCTGCGGGAGTCCGCCGCACCCCGATTGGCACGTCAGGTTTCAACCCGGTATGGTTGTGGCTACGACCGGCTGGACACCTGCGTGTCCGGCCCGCAAGTGGAGGCTCCGAACTCCCACCTGACTGTCCTCCGGGACGGCAGGTCACCCGGTCAGACGGCCCCCACCGTTCCGTACGGACGGTGGAGTCGTCCGAGATTGCGCCCCGCGGCACACCCGCGGCGGTGCTCCGGCAGTACATGGAGCCCCGCCTGTGTCCCGTCGGGGCATTTTTCATGGCTCCTGATGGTTGGTCATATGTCAACCAGACATAACACGGCGGTCCGCCAGACCGGCGTGTGGTGCTACCGAGGAGGATCCATCAGCACCGAGCCCCGCATCAACGACCGGATTCGCGTTCCCGAAGTGCGACTTGTCGGTCCCAGCGGCGAGCAGGTCGGGATTGTTCCGCTTGCCAAGGCCCTGGAGCTTGCGCAGGAGTACGACCTCGACCTGGTCGAGGTGGCCGCGAGTGCGCGTCCCCCGGTCTGCAAGCTCATGGACTACGGGAAGTTCAAGTACGAGTCGGCCATGAAGGCTCGTGAGGCGCGCAAGAACCAGGCGCACACGGTCATCAAGGAAATGAAGCTCCGGCCGAAGATCGACCCGCACGACTACGACACCAAAAAGGGTCACGTCGTCCGGTTCCTCAAGCAGGGCGACAAGGTCAAGATCACGATCATGTTCCGCGGTCGCGAGCAGTCCCGCCCCGAGCTGGGCTACCGACTGCTGCAGCGTCTCGCTTCGGACGTCGAGGACCTCGGGTTCGTCGAGTCGAACCCGAAGCAGGACGGCCGAAACATGATCATGGTTCTCGGCCCGCACAAGAAGAAGACCGAGGCGATGGCCGAGGCCCGCCAGGCGCAGGAGGCCCGGAAGGCGGAAGCGAAGGCCAACCCTGGCAAGTCGCAGAACGCCGCCGACTCCGACTCCGACCCCGATGCTGTCGACTCCGACGTGGTCGATGTCGAGGCGCCGGCCGAGGAGCCTGCCGAGGCGTAAGTCCCCGGGACGCGAGTCCGGGGGAAGCCCTGGACGGCGAGTCCAGGGTGTCAACCGATAGAAATGACGTTCCGTCGTGCCCGGTTTAGCGACCGGGCACCGGAACGCCACTGACGAGGAGAGAACGGCGCTATGCCGAAGAACAAGTCGCACAGCGGTGCCAGCAAGCGCTTCAAGATCACCGGCTCCGGCAAGGTGCTCCGTGAGCGTGCCGGCAAGCGCCACCTGCTCGAGCACAAGTCGTCCCGCGTGACGCGTCGCCTCACCGGCAACGCCGAGATGGCCCCGGGCGACGCCGCGAAGATCAAGAAGCTTCTCGGCAAGTGACGAAGCGGCGCCTGATCGTCCGTCGATCGCTGCGCGCCGTACGTCTGGACCGGGACCCAATCGTTTCCGGGCCGTGTGACGACACCCACGGCCCCGCTACAAGGAGTTAAACAAGTGGCACGCGTCAAGCGGGCAGTCAACGCCCACAAGAAGCGCCGGGCGATCCTCGAGCAGGCCTCCGGCTACCGCGGTCAGCGTTCGCGCCTGTACCGCAAGGCCAAGGAGCAGGTCACCCACTCGCTGGTCTACAACTACAACGACCGCAAGAAGCGCAAGGGCGACTTCCGTCAGCTGTGGATCCAGCGCATCAACGCCGCTGCCCGCGCCAACGGCATGACGTACAACCGCCTCATCCAGGGTCTGAAGGCCGCGAACATCGAGGTCGACCGCAAGATCCTCGCCGAGCTGGCCGTCAACGACGCCGCGGCTTTCGCCGCGCTGGTCGAGGTGGCTCAGAAGGCACTGCCGGCGGACGTGAACGCGCCCAAGGCGGCGTGACGCTCGCGCTGGCTTGAGCCGTGTGTGGTGTGACCCGGGCCCGCAGGTGTTCGCTGCCTGCGGGCCCGGGTTTTTTGGGTGCGTTGTCGGGTGCGGGTTCGGTGGGGGTTCTCGCGCAGTTCCCCGCGCCCCTGAAAAGCAGGGGCTGCGCCCCGTGCTTTTCGGCCCGCAGCAACCGTCGTCTTCCAGGCCTGCAGGGCCTGGGCTTCCAGGGGCGCGGGGAACTGCGCGATCAGCCCCCACCCGCCCGCACTCGCCAGTCAACGGAACCCCCGAGCTCTTAGGCGCCCATCCATCCCCCGCCCGACGCAAAAGGTGACCCATGCCCCCCGCCCCCGAGTTGCTCTCCCCCCGTTCCGCCCGTGTCTCCGCCGCGCGGCGGCTCGCGAAGCGGAACTTCAGGGGGAAGGAGCGTCTGTTCCTGGCGGAGGGGCCGCAGGCCGTGCGGGAGGCCGCCGGGCACGCGGACACCTTGGTCGAGCTGTTCGCCACGGTCGAGGCCGCGGAGCGGTACGCCGACATCGTGGGGGAGGCCCGGGCCGTCGGCGCGCGCGTGCACCTCGCCGACGAGGCGGTCATCGCCGACATCTCCACCACGGTCACCCCACAGGGCCTCGTCGGGATCTGCCGGTTCCTCGACACCCCCTTCGAGGAGATCCTGAAGAGCCGGCCCAAGCTCGTCGCCGTGCTCGCGCACGTCCGTGACCCCGGGAACGCCGGCACTGTCCTGCGGTGTGCCGACGCGGCCGGGGCGGAGGCCGTCGTGCTCACCGACGCCTCCGTGGACCTCTACAACCCCAAGGCCGTGCGGGCATCCGTCGGGTCGCTGTTCCATCTGCCGGTCGCCGTGGGCGTGCCGGTCGAGGCGGCCGTGGCCGGGCTCAGGAGCGCCGGGGTGCGGATTCTCGCCGCCGACGGGGCGGGGGAGGACGATCTCGACGCCGAGCTGGACAAGGGGACCATGGGCGGGCCCACGGCCTGGGTGTTCGGGAACGAGGCGTGGGGGCTGCCGGAGGAGACGCGAGGGCTGGCCGACGCCGTCGTCCGCGTGCCCATCCACGGAAAGGCGGAGAGCCTGAACCTGGCGACCGCCGCCGCCGTATGTCTCTACGCGTCCGCCCGTGCACAGCGCGCCTTCGGAGGGTGCCGCACCGTCACTCCCAGCTAGTAGGGTGACGGGCTCGGGGGCCCACTGCACAACGCGAGAGGTGGGGTACGGGGATGAGGGTCGGCACGAGCAGCACACCGGTGGCACGGGACGTGCTCGCCACATCCGCGGCCCGGCACGGTGATCTCGCCGAGCTCGGCATCGACCCCGACGACCTGCCCGACGGACTGGTCGTGGCCGACGAGAACGGCCGCGTGATCTGCTTCAACGCGGCCGCCGCCCGGATCACCGCCACCGCCGCCGCCGACGCCCTCGGCCGCCCCCTCGAACGGGCCCTCCCATTAGAAGACCTCGAAGGCCGCCGCTGGTGGCAGCTGACCGACCCGTACGGGGGACTCGCGATCCGCGTCGGACAGCCCGAGCGGAACCTGCTCCTGCCCGGGGCACGCGAGATCCTCGTCTCGGCCCGCTACATCCGTACGGAGCCCACCGGACCCGTCCGCCGGGTCGTCGTCTCCCTCCGTGACACCGAGGCCCGGCGCCGCACCGAGCGCAGCCACGCCGAACTGATCGCCACGGTGGCCCATGAACTGCGCTCGCCGCTGACGTCGGTCAAGGGGTTCACGGCGACGCTGCTCGCCAAGTGGGAGCGGTTCACCGACGACCAGAAGAAGCTGATGCTGGAGACCGTCGACGCCGATGCCAATCGGGTGACACGGCTCATCGCCGAGCTGCTCGACATCTCGCGGATCGACTCGGGGCGGCTCGAAGTGCGGCGGCAGCCCGTCGACATCGGCGCGGCCGTCGGACGCCACATCCAGGCGTACGTCGCCGCGGGACAGCCCGCCGACCGGTTCCTGCTGCGGATCGAGCAGCCGCTGCCCGATCTGTGGGCCGACCCGGACAAGATCGACCAGGTGCTGAGCAATCTCCTCGAAAATGCGGTGCGGCACGGCGAGGGAACCGTCACGATTGACGTCACGCCCGCCGTGTCCCCCCGGGAGGGAGAGGACACCGGGACGTCGGTCACCGTGAGCGACGAGGGCGCCGGCATCCCGGAGGAGTCCATGAACCGCGTCTTCACCCGCTTCTGGCGGGGCAGCAAGCGCGGCGGCACGGGCCTCGGGCTGTACATCGTCAAGGGCATCGTCGAAGCCCACGGCGGCACCATCACGGTCGGACGCGCCTCCGGCGGCGGCGCCGAGTTCCGATTTACGTTGCCCGTGGCGGCCCCGGCCTATCTGGCCTAGCGCACCACGGGCGCATTCGAACACCTCAACCCCGTTAGACTCGGCCTTTGGCACCTTTGTGTCCCAAAAACCGTGACGATCTGTCCACGAGTCGGTACGGGGACCTTCAGCCAGCCAATCGGAAGCACGGGAAGAGATGTCGGCACCGAATAAGTCGTACGACCCTGTAGAGGTCGAGGCGTTGAAACCGGAAGAGATCGAGCGCATGCGGGACGAGGCGCTCGCCGCCTTCGCCGCCGCGGACTCCCTCGACGCGCTCCAGGAGGCCAAGGTCGCCCACACCGGGGGCACCTCCCCGCTGGCCCTCGCCAACCGCGAGATCGGCGCCCTGCCCCCGCACGCCAAGGCCGCCGCCGGCAAGCTCGTCGGCCAGGCCCGAGGCGCGGTGAACAAGGGCCTCGCCGCCCGCCAGACCGAGCTGGAGGCCGAGCGCGACACCCGGGTGCTGGTCGAGGAGGCCGTGGACGTCACGCTGCCCTACGACCGCGTACCGGCCGGCGCACGCCACCCGCTCACCACGCTGTCGGAGCGCATCGAGGACATCTTCGTGGCCATGGGCTACGAGGTCGCCGAGGGCCCGCAGGTCGAGGCCGAGTGGTTCAACTTCGACGCCCTCAACATCGGCCCGGACCACCCGGCCCGCGGCGAGGCCGACACCTTCTTCGTGCAGGGTCCCGAGGGCGGCACCGAATCCGGAGTCGTCCTGCGCACCCACACCTCGCCCGTGCAGATCCGCTCCCTGCTCGACCGCGAGCTGCCGGTGTACGTGATCTGTCCCGGCGTCGTCTACCGCACCGACGAGCTGGATGCCACGCACACCCCGGTCTTCCGCCAGGTCGAGCTGCTGGCCGTCGACGAGGGCCTCACCATGGCCGACCTCAAGGGCACGATGGACCACATGGTCCAGGCGCTGTTCGGCGAGGGCATGAAGACCCGGCTCCGGCCGAACTTCTTCCCGTTCACCGAGCCGTCCGCCGAGATGGACATGCTCTGCTACGTCTGCAAGGGCACCTCCGTCGGCAACCCCGACCGCGCCTGCCGCACCTGCTCCAGCGAGGGCTGGATCGAGCTGGGCGGCTGCGGCATGGTCAACCCGCGGGTCCTCACCGCCTGCGGCGTCGACCCCGAGAAGTACAGCGGATTCGCCTTCGGGTTCGGCATCGAGCGGATGCTGATGTTCCGCCACAACGTCGAAGACATGCGAGACATGGTCGAGGGTGACGTCCGGTTCACCCGGCCGTTCGGGATGGAGATCTGATGCGGGTCCCGCTTTCCTGGCTGCGGGAGTACGTCGACCTGCCGGCCACCGAGACCGGCCGTGACGTCCAGGCCAAACTCATTTCGGCCGGCCTCGAGGTCGAGACGGTCGAGCAGCTCGGCGACGGCCTCAAGGGCCCCCTCGTCGTCGGTCAGGTGCTGACCATCGAGGAGCTGACGGAGTTCAAGAAGCCGATCCGCTTCTGCACCGTCGACGTCGGCACCGCCAACGGCACCGGTGAGCCCCAGGAGATCGTCTGCGGCGCCCGCAACTTCGCGGTCGGCGACAAGGTCGTGGTCGTCCTCCCCGGCGCCGAACTGCCCGGCGGCTTCGCGATCTCCGCCCGCAAGACCTACGGCCGCAACTCGCACGGCATGATCTGCTCCAGCGACGAGCTGGGCATGGGCGACGACGGCACCAAGGGCATCATCGTGCTGCCCCCGGAGACCGAGGTCGGCAAGGACGCGATCGAGCTCCTCGAGCTGGTCGACGAGGTCCTCGACATCGCCGTCACACCCGACCGCGGCTACTGCCTCTCCCTGCGCGGCGTCGCCCGCGAGACCGCCATCGCCTACGGCCTGCCGCTGCGCGACCCGGCGCTCCTCGACGTACCGGGCCCCAACGCGTTCGGCCACCCCGTCCAGGTCTCCGACCCCCTCGGCTGCGACCGCTTCACCGCCCGCACCGTCACCGGTCTCGACCCGGAGGCGCGCTCCCCGCTCTGGCTCAAGCGCCGGCTGCAGAAGGTCGGCATGCGCCCGATCTCCCTCGCCGTCGACATCACCAACTACGTGATGATGGAGCTGGGCCAGCCGCTGCACGCCTACGACCGCTCCCTCGTCCAGGGCACGATCGGGGTCCGCCGGGCAGAGGAGGGCGAGAAGATCGTCACCCTCGACGGTGTCACGCGCACCCTGCACGCCGAGGACCTGGTGATCACCGACGAGCGCGGCCCCATCGGTCTCGCCGGTGTCATGGGCGGCGCCAACACGGAGATCGCCGACCACGACGCCGAGAACGGGGCGAACGCCTCCACCGACGTCGTCATCGAGGCCGCCCACTTCGACCAGGTCGCCATCGCGCGCACGGCCCGCCGGCACAAGCTGTCGTCGGAGGCGTCCCGCCGCTTCGAGCGTGGCGTCGACCCGCTGGCGGCGGCCGCCGCCGCCCAGCGCACCGTCGACCTGCTGGTGCTTCTCGCGGGCGGCACCGCCGACGCGGGCGTCACCGAGGTGATCGCCCCGTCCGCGCCCCGCACGATCACGATCCCGGCGGACCACCCGGACAAGGTCGCGGGCGTCACCTACGGCCGCGAGACCGTCGTACGCCGCCTCCAGGAGGTCGGCTGCGACGTGTACGGGCAGGACGAACTGATCGTCACCGTGCCGTCCTGGCGGCCCGACCTCACCGACCCGAACGACCTGGCCGAAGAGGTCATCCGGCTCGAGGGCTACGAGAACCTGCCCTCCACGCTGCCCAGGCCCCCGGCGGGCCGCGGTCTCACCCGGCGGCAGCGGCTGCACCGCCGGGTCGGCCGGGCACTGGCCGGCGCCGGGTACGTCGAGGCGCCCAACTACCCGTTCATCGGCGAGCAGGTCTTCGACCAGCTCGGTCTGGACGCCGACGACCCGGCCCGCCGCGTCGTCAAGCTCACCAACCCGCTCAACGACGAGGAGCCCGCGCTCCGCACGTCGCTGCTGCCGGGCCTGCTGGGCGCCCTGCGGCGCAACGACGGCAGGGGCTCGCACGACCTGGCCCTGTTCGAGACCGGCCTGGTCTTCCTCCCGCGTGAGGAGCAGAGCGTCGCCGTGGCACTGCCGGTCGACCGCCGGCCCACCGACGAGGAGATCGCGACGCTGAACGCCGCGCTGCCCGAGCAGCCGCGCCACGTCGCCGTCGTCCTCGCCGGGGCCCGCGAGCAGGCCGGCTGGTGGGGCAAGGGCCGCGCCGCCGACTGGGCCGACACGGTCGAGGCGGGGCGCTCGGTCGCGCGCGAGGCCGGTGCTGAGCTGATCGTCCGCCAGGGGCAGTACGGCCCGTGGCACCCGGGCCGCTGTGCCGAGTTCGTGGTCGTCGACGGTGACACCGAGCGGGTCGTCGGGCACGCCGGTGAGCTGCACCCGCGTGTGGTCAAGGCGCTCGGGCTGCCGGCCCGTACCGCCGCGATGGAGATCGACCTGGACGCCCTGGAGCAGGTGGGGGACAGCACCCCGCTGGCGCCGAGCATCTCCTCGTTCCCCGTCGCCACGCAGGATGTCGCGCTCGTGGTCGACACGTTTGTGCCGCACGCCGAGGTGGAGGCCGCGCTGCGTGAGGGCGCGGGTGAACTCCTTGAGGGCATCCGGCTGTTCGACGTCTACGAGAACGCGGAGCAGCTGGGCGACGGGCGGAAGTCACTGGCGTACGCGCTCCGCTTCAGGGCCGGGGACCGCACGCTCACCGTCGACGAGGCGTCGGCGGCTCGGGATGCGGCGGTCGCCCTCGCGGGCGAGCGTACGGGAGCGGTTCTGCGGAGCTAGGGCGCCCAAGGGGCGGGGAGCTGCGGTTTTCTGGCGGCCGCGGGTGGTTCGTGGCTGGTCGCGCAGTTCCCCGCGCCCCTCGATTGGGGGCTGCGCCCCCATCGAGCGTCCCCCCCGGCCCCCATCGAGCGTCCCCCCCCCGGCCCCCATCGCGGGTCCCCGGAGCCACCTCACTCATTTGGGTGACAATCTCTGGCGATCTGGCCGATAGGGGCATGCGGTCGACAGAATCGGACCGGCCTTTCGGGGTCTTACGCGCTGTCCGGGCCTGATGGGGGGCCAACGGCATGATTCGAATCAGGGCTGGGGCTCCTTGTCGGGCATGGTCCCGGGGGCGTCGCCTTTCCGACCGCCGGTCCGTCCGGAGGGCGCTGGCGTTGGGGTTGCCGGCGGTCTGGGGCGCGACGGCGATCACATACAAGTGGGTCTGTCCGCCGGCGCGGCAGGACGGGCTCGGTGCCCGGATCGCCAGTAGCGCCGTGTTCTTCACGGTCGGCACCGGGCTGCTGCTGCACGTCAGACAGGTGATGCTGCGGGAAGTGCGGCAGGCCCGCGCGGTCGCGGGCGCCGCGCAGAGCGTGCTGCTCAGGCCGCTGCCCGCGCGGATCGACGGACTGGCCACCGCCGCCGCGCAGCTCTCCGCCGACCGCGGCGCGAGCGTCGGCGGTGACCTGTACGAGGTGATCGCCACCGAACACGGCGTACGGGTGGTGATGGGCGACGTACGCGGTCACGGTCTCGGCGCCATCGGCACCGTCGCCGCCGTACTCGGCAGCTTCCGCGAGGCCGTCCACGACGAGGCCGAACTCGCCGGCGTCCTCGCGCGCCTCGACCGTGCCCTCGCCCGCCACCTCCGCGACCGCGCCGACGACACCGAGGACTTCGTGACCGTCCTCCTCCTGGAGATCGCCCCCGACGGCGAACTCCACGCCCTCAACTGCGGCCATCCCTGGCCGTATCTGCTGAGCGCCGGTCGAGCGGAGCTGCTGGCACGCGCCGACCCCATGCCCCCGCTGGGCGCCTTTCCCCTCCCCGGCGAGCTGCCGATCACGCCGTGCGGCCAACTCCTCCCGGGCGAGGCCCTGTTCCTCCACACGGACGGGGTGGAGGACGCGAGGGACACGCAGGGCCGTTTCTTCCCCTTGGCGGGCGCCCTGGCGGGAGCCGTACGAAGTCGCCCCATCTCCCCCCAGTCCGTACTCCGGGCCGTCTTCACCCAACTCCTGCGCCACACAGGGGGAAGGCCCAAGGACGACATCGCGATACTGGTACTTCGCAACGAGCGTGCACTCGCTTTCAGGGGCGCGGGGAACTGCGCGACAAGCCACCATGTACCCGCAGTCGACAACCCACCCGTAGCCCCCACCCCTTAGTCGCCCCCGTTCCCCCGGCAGGGCAACCGCATTCGCTTCACACCCCGTGTGAAAGGGGAAGCGCTACGCTGCCAGCGCCGGCACCGAGCCACCGGAGGGCCTCCATGCAGCCCAACACCCTGCTCGACGCGATCCTCGACGAGGCCGGTATCTCCCACGCCGGGCTCGCCGCGCACGTCAACCAGGCGGGTCGGGCCCGTGGGCTGGCGCTGAGATACGAACACACCGCCGTGGCACGGTGGTTGAAGGGGCAGCGGCCACGCGGCCAGGTGCCCGACCTGATCTGCGAGGTGCTCGCCGGACGGCTGCACCGGACGGTCACCCTCGACGACATCGGGCTCGGTGTCCCGGGCGGGGCGACCTCCCCGCACGGCGCCGGCCTCTCCGGTTTCGTGGAGCGCGCCACCGCCCTGTGGCGCTCCGACGAACAGCAGCGCCCGCATGTCCTCGGTGCCCCCGCCGTCACCGGGACGCCCGCCGTGATGCCCGTATGGGAGTGGGAGAACCCGCCGGAGGACGTCGACGTCTCGCGCGGCGGGCGGCATCACGTCAGCATGGCCGACATCGACATGCTGCGCGCGGCCCGCACCCACTACGAGCAGATGTACCGCAAGGCGGGCGGCGTCGCGACGCGGAGCCGGATCGTCGGGTTCCTCAACGCGGAGGCCGCGCCCCTGCTGCGCGGCAGCTACACCGACGCCACCGGCCGCCAACTGCACCGCGCCACCGGGGGGTTGGTGGCGGTCGCCGGGATCTGTGCCTACGACTCCGACGCCCACGGGCTCGCCCAGCGGTACTTCCACCAGGCGCTGCGGCTGGCGAAGGCCAGCGGGGACCGAGGGCTGGGTGCTTATGTCATCGCGCTCCTTGTCAACCAGTCGCTGTTCATGAGGGAGTACCGGCAGGCCGTCGCCTTCGCCGAGGCGGCGCTGCGGACCGCCGGCAAGCACATCACCCCGGCGCTCGCCTCCGACCTGTACGCGATGCAGGCCAAGGCGTACGCGCACCTGGGCGACGGCACGAGCGCGCTGTCCTGCATCAGGCGGGCCGAGCAGGCCGCCGAGCGCATCCGGCGCGGCTACGAACCCGACGAGACAGGCTATGTCCAGCCCGGCCTGGTCAACGTACAGGTGGCGGAGGCGCTGCTCAGCCTCGGCGACCTGACGGCCGCGGCGGAGCACGCCGCGGCAGCCGTCGACACCCCGGCGCACGACCGGGGACGCGTGCACCGGCTCGCGATGCTCACCCAGATCGAACTGCGGCAGGGCAACGCGGACAAGGCGGTGCCCACCGCACTGGAAATGGCCGAGCGGGCGCGGGGAATGGAGTCCATGCGCCTGCGCGACAGACTGCGGGCCGTACGCGAGCACCTCGTGCGCAGCGGTTGCGCGGGGACCGCCGAAGCAGCCGACCTCATCGACGGAGCACTGCGCGTACCGCTCTGACACCGTCCGCGGGGCGCGGCCGTGCACCGGCTGTGCGCCTGCTGTCACCAAGCTTCTGCTGCGATATTGCCACTTACTCGGCGGAAGGTGGCAGAACCGTGCAGTGGACGAAACAGAGCGAACAAACTGTGTACTGGAACCGCTGGTTCAGCGTCAATCTCGCAGATGTGGCGTTGCCGGACGGGCGGCACCTCGATCACTTCCTCATACGGCTGCGGCCCGTCGCCGTGGCCACCGTGATCAACGAGT
Encoded proteins:
- the pheS gene encoding phenylalanine--tRNA ligase subunit alpha — encoded protein: MSAPNKSYDPVEVEALKPEEIERMRDEALAAFAAADSLDALQEAKVAHTGGTSPLALANREIGALPPHAKAAAGKLVGQARGAVNKGLAARQTELEAERDTRVLVEEAVDVTLPYDRVPAGARHPLTTLSERIEDIFVAMGYEVAEGPQVEAEWFNFDALNIGPDHPARGEADTFFVQGPEGGTESGVVLRTHTSPVQIRSLLDRELPVYVICPGVVYRTDELDATHTPVFRQVELLAVDEGLTMADLKGTMDHMVQALFGEGMKTRLRPNFFPFTEPSAEMDMLCYVCKGTSVGNPDRACRTCSSEGWIELGGCGMVNPRVLTACGVDPEKYSGFAFGFGIERMLMFRHNVEDMRDMVEGDVRFTRPFGMEI
- the pheT gene encoding phenylalanine--tRNA ligase subunit beta yields the protein MRVPLSWLREYVDLPATETGRDVQAKLISAGLEVETVEQLGDGLKGPLVVGQVLTIEELTEFKKPIRFCTVDVGTANGTGEPQEIVCGARNFAVGDKVVVVLPGAELPGGFAISARKTYGRNSHGMICSSDELGMGDDGTKGIIVLPPETEVGKDAIELLELVDEVLDIAVTPDRGYCLSLRGVARETAIAYGLPLRDPALLDVPGPNAFGHPVQVSDPLGCDRFTARTVTGLDPEARSPLWLKRRLQKVGMRPISLAVDITNYVMMELGQPLHAYDRSLVQGTIGVRRAEEGEKIVTLDGVTRTLHAEDLVITDERGPIGLAGVMGGANTEIADHDAENGANASTDVVIEAAHFDQVAIARTARRHKLSSEASRRFERGVDPLAAAAAAQRTVDLLVLLAGGTADAGVTEVIAPSAPRTITIPADHPDKVAGVTYGRETVVRRLQEVGCDVYGQDELIVTVPSWRPDLTDPNDLAEEVIRLEGYENLPSTLPRPPAGRGLTRRQRLHRRVGRALAGAGYVEAPNYPFIGEQVFDQLGLDADDPARRVVKLTNPLNDEEPALRTSLLPGLLGALRRNDGRGSHDLALFETGLVFLPREEQSVAVALPVDRRPTDEEIATLNAALPEQPRHVAVVLAGAREQAGWWGKGRAADWADTVEAGRSVAREAGAELIVRQGQYGPWHPGRCAEFVVVDGDTERVVGHAGELHPRVVKALGLPARTAAMEIDLDALEQVGDSTPLAPSISSFPVATQDVALVVDTFVPHAEVEAALREGAGELLEGIRLFDVYENAEQLGDGRKSLAYALRFRAGDRTLTVDEASAARDAAVALAGERTGAVLRS
- a CDS encoding PP2C family protein-serine/threonine phosphatase, translating into MIRIRAGAPCRAWSRGRRLSDRRSVRRALALGLPAVWGATAITYKWVCPPARQDGLGARIASSAVFFTVGTGLLLHVRQVMLREVRQARAVAGAAQSVLLRPLPARIDGLATAAAQLSADRGASVGGDLYEVIATEHGVRVVMGDVRGHGLGAIGTVAAVLGSFREAVHDEAELAGVLARLDRALARHLRDRADDTEDFVTVLLLEIAPDGELHALNCGHPWPYLLSAGRAELLARADPMPPLGAFPLPGELPITPCGQLLPGEALFLHTDGVEDARDTQGRFFPLAGALAGAVRSRPISPQSVLRAVFTQLLRHTGGRPKDDIAILVLRNERALAFRGAGNCATSHHVPAVDNPPVAPTP
- a CDS encoding transcriptional regulator, translating into MQPNTLLDAILDEAGISHAGLAAHVNQAGRARGLALRYEHTAVARWLKGQRPRGQVPDLICEVLAGRLHRTVTLDDIGLGVPGGATSPHGAGLSGFVERATALWRSDEQQRPHVLGAPAVTGTPAVMPVWEWENPPEDVDVSRGGRHHVSMADIDMLRAARTHYEQMYRKAGGVATRSRIVGFLNAEAAPLLRGSYTDATGRQLHRATGGLVAVAGICAYDSDAHGLAQRYFHQALRLAKASGDRGLGAYVIALLVNQSLFMREYRQAVAFAEAALRTAGKHITPALASDLYAMQAKAYAHLGDGTSALSCIRRAEQAAERIRRGYEPDETGYVQPGLVNVQVAEALLSLGDLTAAAEHAAAAVDTPAHDRGRVHRLAMLTQIELRQGNADKAVPTALEMAERARGMESMRLRDRLRAVREHLVRSGCAGTAEAADLIDGALRVPL